The Sphingobacterium bambusae genome includes a window with the following:
- a CDS encoding site-specific integrase: MLERSFGICFFLKKRSVSGKDECAIHLRVTVDGVRKEVSTKRKWFSSRWDNRKERAIGQREDARTVNNFVDNLLLKINTYRNDIQSKGGAVTAEMVVDFLNGNAKRTTTVLEEFQKHNDEMLALVPQEYAIGTHQRYSIAKNHIESFIAEKYNRKDMFFWDLNYEFIRDYEFYLKTVRKCSANTSLKYISNFKKIVIRAIAKDIIDKDPFIRFKGKKTKPNKRPLTSEELFKIEQKKFTSQRLEKVRDVFVFQCYTGLAYIDAFQLKRTDIKKGNDGQYWIFSNRQKSGSVTDVPLLPKALEIIDKYKLNADCIASGKVLPVNSNQKMNEYLKEIAVVCGVDSVLNTHKARRTFASTIALKNGVPMHIVKEMLGHQSIKQTEEYAIAEQESVGREMNLLRKKLEIPDEELGVDPLSNRVLRLENKLIDIKSVGSDALIIDEILSELSDIKQKLGK, translated from the coding sequence ATGCTTGAAAGAAGTTTCGGAATCTGCTTTTTCCTCAAAAAGCGCTCCGTATCAGGAAAAGACGAATGCGCAATCCATTTGAGGGTAACCGTAGATGGCGTGCGCAAAGAAGTTTCCACGAAAAGGAAATGGTTCTCTTCACGTTGGGACAACAGGAAAGAGAGAGCGATTGGACAGCGCGAAGACGCTAGGACTGTCAATAATTTTGTTGACAATTTACTGCTAAAAATAAACACGTACAGAAATGACATTCAAAGCAAAGGTGGAGCAGTAACTGCAGAAATGGTCGTAGATTTTCTCAATGGCAACGCTAAGCGAACGACAACTGTTTTAGAGGAGTTTCAGAAACACAATGACGAAATGTTAGCTTTAGTGCCTCAGGAATATGCGATAGGTACTCACCAGCGATACTCGATCGCGAAAAATCATATTGAGAGTTTTATAGCCGAAAAATACAATAGGAAGGATATGTTCTTTTGGGACTTAAATTATGAGTTTATTAGGGACTACGAATTTTATCTCAAAACCGTTCGGAAATGTTCTGCTAACACAAGTCTGAAATACATTTCCAATTTTAAGAAAATTGTCATTCGAGCAATTGCAAAGGATATCATCGATAAAGATCCATTTATACGGTTTAAAGGAAAAAAGACAAAACCAAATAAAAGACCGCTTACATCAGAAGAGCTATTCAAAATAGAACAAAAGAAATTTACCAGTCAGCGATTGGAAAAAGTTCGAGATGTTTTCGTTTTTCAATGTTACACAGGTTTGGCCTACATCGACGCGTTTCAGCTCAAAAGAACGGATATCAAAAAAGGTAATGACGGACAATATTGGATTTTTTCAAATAGGCAAAAATCTGGATCGGTTACAGATGTTCCATTACTTCCTAAAGCACTTGAAATAATTGATAAATATAAGCTTAATGCCGATTGCATTGCATCAGGTAAAGTTCTTCCGGTCAACTCTAATCAGAAAATGAATGAGTATCTCAAGGAGATAGCTGTAGTTTGTGGTGTCGATAGCGTACTAAATACGCATAAGGCTCGACGCACATTTGCAAGCACTATTGCTTTAAAAAATGGTGTTCCCATGCACATTGTAAAGGAAATGCTCGGTCACCAATCGATAAAGCAGACCGAAGAATATGCCATCGCTGAACAAGAATCAGTAGGAAGAGAAATGAACCTGCTGAGGAAAAAGCTAGAGATACCCGATGAAGAGTTGGGCGTAGATCCTTTGTCTAATAGAGTACTTCGATTGGAGAATAAATTAATAGATATAAAAAGTGTTGGATCAGACGCCCTCATTATCGATGAAATCTTAAGTGAGTTGAGCGATATAAAGCAGAAGTTAGGTAAATGA
- a CDS encoding VPA1262 family N-terminal domain-containing protein, translating into MKSLKSTHRSAIEFPSNSASIDYSKTYTWQIWLLRISSKGVKTQIRTLYSWIVPNSISDNGWLSYAADSIELDGSSTKSLNVEVLKADFVGTGNVIKHCINGLMRGEYLSEIMTEESRVPNYLTNWTLVQNDGKQILADTYLVRPEVFLPVDHLLIPWQHKTTPNPIDYSIFVNQLFYLSKENLFVFDDFAINEIGKMKIIDHCRKVIKIDTGFNITRSSAPRLGNFEWFVTPLSDRFLKPLVSFYVSGNRPAESNNLCVELKPLVGQVKEILLRCRTINGEEVTLDEIRQLVWTDQMLQLQFTSGEPISEAQLTIWERSGEDSFSRIIFEQSFIYLRTSTWQMQVIGSQINSGEISLLDKLQGKKELSKKTSLAKYSRSTAAGESTIGGYKMDPWVSSSRKISEIMGRLFPEKSDAQFFSAGWDKNIERSGQLSFFEWILEKISITYAGSLMLLDPFLDKDGIEIFANSRTTNAEFHLVTCTQHRERTEEIDVKQSTGTGSDVTINTGKLTKAALNIQNACKQMHPLLRGLSLTITDLRSNDLGKKQIFHDRYLLLFNRDKQVIKGYNLSNSLQGATRKAPLLVTPIPYDVLSNVCAYVDELLTVGSELPSAKKIEHVILYPEVKESESSKFVALDASTQNCGPLSRIPDAGFLFSMLFDRGDFLHADLNTLYTELKMLNLYVDGRDTARLCNVSSSIVFVLSQKLNVMDDLDFLRLFNALGELIARSEMFKQETLNGVKHIYDFFQEFAKHVETFPRIAAKLIKYLKGYADQRYPRDRERIWQIFNSNSFQDALDISYSYLSNMGPDFFGIKYGYYYACKLLVRCFPTEARSLLESLVAAADKAEWNEGNDKVRNVLMLISAIAHRLFITRDPENQKIWLQSTDYRIRAAVAVSCFHSAASNIRDFSFDNLQQLWKSSLAKDEYIQVMAFYNANLRLKGHAQNGVIIRKTFHEVVENTPSNELIMVTLIEIFAGRLKNNWSYTISLNFLDPLIKNGRLAVLWCFNYWNLAFLSKLKFKKPYISSGSDTLQYHYCETTDVELTQTLIYYYGRMDSQNKLQKYQEWCTAIDMFWTIIRHPFARHNNHNGFSSACERVIWLVIITEILLNVKNQEVRVKMVLESFLNRYHNEITYVRAHLGENTRLHILSLSGTVQSF; encoded by the coding sequence ATGAAATCCTTAAAATCAACTCACCGTTCAGCTATCGAATTCCCTTCAAATTCTGCCAGCATTGACTATTCAAAAACCTATACTTGGCAGATATGGCTCCTTCGAATCTCATCCAAAGGGGTAAAGACCCAGATTAGAACACTGTATTCTTGGATTGTTCCCAATAGTATCTCCGACAATGGTTGGCTATCATATGCAGCTGATAGTATTGAGTTAGACGGTTCCAGTACTAAGTCATTGAATGTAGAAGTTCTTAAAGCAGATTTTGTTGGTACCGGAAACGTTATTAAGCATTGCATTAACGGCTTAATGAGGGGGGAATATTTGAGCGAAATTATGACTGAAGAATCGCGCGTTCCAAATTACCTGACAAATTGGACACTTGTTCAAAATGATGGTAAACAAATATTAGCGGATACATATTTAGTCAGACCGGAGGTCTTTTTGCCTGTTGATCATTTGTTAATTCCATGGCAGCACAAAACGACCCCTAATCCGATCGATTATAGCATTTTTGTAAATCAGTTATTTTATTTGTCGAAAGAAAACTTATTTGTGTTTGATGATTTCGCAATAAATGAAATCGGTAAGATGAAAATTATTGACCATTGCAGAAAAGTGATTAAAATCGATACGGGTTTTAATATTACTAGATCCAGTGCTCCAAGATTAGGGAATTTCGAGTGGTTTGTAACGCCTCTCAGCGATCGATTTCTAAAACCCTTAGTCTCCTTTTACGTCAGTGGTAATAGGCCTGCTGAATCCAATAACTTGTGTGTGGAATTAAAGCCGCTTGTCGGACAAGTCAAAGAAATACTATTAAGATGCCGTACCATCAATGGTGAGGAAGTGACTTTGGATGAAATTCGTCAATTGGTATGGACGGACCAAATGCTTCAGCTTCAATTCACTTCTGGGGAACCAATTTCGGAAGCGCAATTGACAATTTGGGAAAGGAGCGGAGAAGACAGTTTTTCAAGGATTATCTTCGAACAATCGTTTATTTATCTCCGTACGAGTACTTGGCAAATGCAAGTTATAGGTAGCCAGATCAATTCTGGAGAGATTTCTCTGCTCGATAAACTGCAGGGCAAGAAAGAACTATCAAAAAAAACAAGTTTGGCAAAATATAGTCGGTCAACAGCTGCCGGAGAATCGACAATTGGTGGATATAAAATGGATCCTTGGGTGAGTTCTTCAAGAAAAATAAGCGAAATAATGGGACGGCTATTTCCAGAGAAGTCAGATGCTCAATTTTTTAGTGCCGGTTGGGATAAAAATATAGAGAGATCTGGACAATTGTCGTTTTTCGAATGGATACTTGAGAAGATAAGTATTACTTATGCTGGTAGCCTCATGCTACTTGACCCATTTTTGGACAAGGATGGAATTGAAATTTTTGCAAATTCTCGTACTACGAATGCTGAATTTCATTTGGTTACCTGTACCCAGCATCGAGAACGTACAGAGGAAATTGATGTTAAGCAATCGACTGGAACGGGTTCGGATGTTACGATTAATACGGGCAAATTGACAAAAGCAGCTCTTAATATCCAAAATGCATGCAAGCAAATGCACCCACTATTGCGAGGTCTATCATTGACTATTACCGATCTAAGAAGTAATGATTTGGGAAAAAAGCAAATTTTCCATGACAGATACTTATTGTTGTTCAATCGCGATAAACAAGTAATTAAGGGTTATAACTTGTCAAATTCTTTGCAGGGGGCAACCCGAAAAGCCCCGCTGTTGGTCACACCGATTCCCTACGATGTGTTGTCTAATGTATGTGCGTATGTCGATGAACTTCTAACGGTAGGAAGCGAATTGCCTTCCGCTAAAAAGATTGAGCATGTTATACTTTATCCAGAGGTAAAAGAATCCGAAAGCTCAAAATTTGTAGCTCTAGATGCTAGTACTCAAAATTGCGGTCCCCTAAGCCGTATCCCGGATGCAGGCTTTTTGTTTTCAATGCTTTTTGATAGAGGAGATTTTCTACATGCTGATTTAAATACGCTGTACACAGAATTGAAAATGTTAAATTTATATGTTGATGGTCGTGATACCGCCCGACTTTGCAACGTTTCGTCCTCAATAGTTTTTGTCCTCAGTCAAAAATTAAATGTGATGGACGATTTAGATTTTTTGCGACTTTTTAACGCTCTAGGAGAGTTGATAGCACGTTCTGAAATGTTTAAACAAGAAACATTGAATGGCGTTAAACATATTTACGACTTTTTTCAAGAATTTGCCAAACATGTTGAAACATTCCCTAGAATTGCAGCTAAGCTAATAAAATATTTAAAGGGTTACGCTGATCAGAGATATCCGCGTGATCGTGAACGTATTTGGCAAATTTTCAATAGCAATTCATTTCAAGACGCCTTAGATATTTCTTATTCATATCTTTCAAATATGGGGCCAGACTTTTTTGGAATTAAGTATGGTTACTACTATGCCTGTAAGTTGCTGGTAAGGTGTTTCCCAACAGAAGCGAGGTCGTTACTGGAAAGTTTAGTTGCAGCAGCGGATAAAGCGGAATGGAACGAAGGAAACGATAAGGTGCGGAATGTTCTAATGTTGATCTCCGCTATTGCGCATCGGCTTTTTATCACTAGAGACCCTGAAAACCAAAAAATATGGTTGCAAAGTACAGATTACCGTATTCGAGCAGCGGTTGCTGTTTCGTGTTTTCATTCCGCAGCAAGTAATATAAGAGACTTTTCATTTGATAATCTGCAGCAGCTTTGGAAATCCAGTTTGGCTAAAGACGAATATATCCAAGTTATGGCTTTTTACAACGCAAACTTGCGTCTAAAAGGCCATGCGCAGAACGGAGTAATCATTAGAAAGACTTTCCATGAGGTGGTCGAAAATACACCGAGTAACGAGCTAATTATGGTAACGCTGATAGAGATATTTGCTGGACGTTTAAAAAACAATTGGAGCTATACAATCAGCTTAAATTTTTTAGACCCACTCATCAAAAATGGTAGATTGGCTGTGCTTTGGTGTTTCAACTACTGGAATCTTGCTTTTTTAAGTAAACTAAAGTTTAAGAAGCCTTACATAAGCAGCGGGTCTGATACATTACAATATCATTATTGTGAAACTACTGACGTGGAGTTAACCCAAACTTTAATCTACTATTATGGTCGGATGGATTCGCAAAATAAATTGCAGAAATATCAAGAATGGTGTACCGCAATAGATATGTTTTGGACGATTATTCGACACCCATTTGCCCGTCATAATAATCATAATGGGTTTTCAAGCGCCTGTGAGCGCGTAATCTGGTTAGTCATCATCACCGAAATCCTGCTAAATGTAAAGAATCAGGAAGTGAGAGTAAAGATGGTGTTGGAATCTTTTTTGAACAGGTATCATAACGAGATCACCTACGTACGAGCACACCTTGGGGAAAATACGCGCTTACACATCCTATCACTAAGTGGCACCGTGCAATCATTTTAG
- a CDS encoding patatin-like phospholipase family protein → MKRILSIDGGGIRGIIPGMFLVALEEKLQQATGNPSAHLSDYFDFFAGTSTGGILLSILLCPDPENPGKPRYSAKDALDIYLHHGTEIFAAKAWRRFLSRFGLLSELYNNTVLEKILQEYFDNLKLSELLKPCIITAYNIELRKNHLFRQQKAISHGDSRDFYVRDVCRATSAAPTYFSVAEIFSLANTRYPLVDGGVFAHNPSLSALLEVIKSYNSYKIDDIWILSLGTGLSKISYNYEDFKKKRAISIGPALVDIMSSSSAESTNYYLKQLFRSVGKSENYIRIEPSNLSSIDPSMDAATASNIQKITSLGDRVVSENEALIEQIIADIVEDKPGKKDKSVWNFLKN, encoded by the coding sequence ATGAAAAGAATACTTTCCATCGATGGAGGCGGCATACGGGGCATTATTCCAGGGATGTTCTTAGTAGCTTTGGAGGAAAAGTTACAGCAAGCAACAGGCAACCCCAGTGCGCATCTATCCGATTATTTCGATTTCTTTGCCGGCACCAGCACAGGCGGAATCCTGTTATCGATCCTATTATGTCCCGATCCGGAAAATCCCGGCAAGCCCAGATATAGCGCCAAAGATGCATTGGACATATACCTGCATCATGGCACCGAGATCTTCGCAGCAAAGGCTTGGCGACGCTTCCTTAGCCGCTTCGGACTGTTGAGCGAGCTATATAATAACACCGTGCTTGAGAAAATACTACAGGAATATTTCGATAACCTTAAATTGAGCGAGCTGCTGAAGCCCTGCATTATCACGGCCTACAACATAGAGTTACGCAAGAATCACCTTTTCCGTCAGCAGAAAGCAATCTCGCACGGCGATTCGCGCGACTTTTATGTACGCGATGTATGTCGCGCGACTTCTGCGGCGCCTACCTACTTCTCCGTTGCGGAAATTTTCTCCTTGGCCAATACCCGCTATCCCTTGGTAGACGGAGGTGTCTTTGCACACAACCCCTCCCTGTCGGCACTGCTCGAGGTGATAAAAAGCTACAACAGCTACAAGATTGACGATATATGGATCTTGTCCCTTGGCACCGGCCTGTCCAAGATATCCTACAACTATGAAGATTTCAAGAAAAAAAGAGCCATCTCCATCGGTCCAGCATTGGTTGATATTATGAGCAGCAGCTCGGCCGAGAGTACAAACTACTACTTGAAACAACTTTTTCGATCGGTAGGAAAAAGCGAAAACTACATCCGTATCGAGCCCAGCAACCTCTCGTCCATCGACCCATCCATGGATGCCGCCACGGCGAGTAATATCCAAAAGATCACCTCCTTGGGCGATCGTGTGGTGAGCGAGAACGAAGCGCTTATTGAGCAGATTATTGCGGATATTGTGGAGGATAAGCCCGGAAAAAAGGACAAATCGGTTTGGAATTTCCTAAAAAATTAG
- a CDS encoding tetratricopeptide repeat protein encodes MMIETVFAKVLGIPFVTDLLKATAALGYKQMKERNNMHKILAEHGLAMPTDDTRSLYIHALILLNAQISDHAYAEILIKEDSFAVFRNIERFNDNQPFKTYVIAEICKDMTDRNLRVQSEFTANKIIDQFFAIYDSLLRSVASPVQNTILNKVTDLGNKFDDGQALIFQKLEELKEDSPVIKKQIQHINRLIEERNLQLALDSLLILADEIGRIKSVELKSTILTNIGYVYHDFGNRTEANSYFKRAYDIDSQNFAVICNYSQALASEGNTTLAVQLLDLAIEIHGENKPQIWEAYVLVNRSALDYAELKSRVPFSLLDRSTIKRALAIVCRVQELYDEYKTLLQEAFHKDPDNREIKLSYLESVLFSYQTDYKIFNMRAIDDELAAKMEREILFIEHAIALELDNTYGKLVFWHAKIILLYILRREDEGLGEFAALERIYSLEQHHLYRTKVVLLLVKQDFKAAGALMNEFYLKFGLLEDLMMSFEIAGNANDMDAVKIHLRSIIASEDRLCIFQAYLILIQCYHRQAELGELAHLLDELRQYTGTEFRILEAKIHVSLNLDTATEIIRTCEEAITTETTFSTFNLFMEVLEQAELWNKLGNYLQERLGENLQYNMLTDRLVIALEKSGNVRKLLDLLYDLRSRLGIHVRYTLKEVSFLADSYRYQEAISLANEYVGIYSERLDIEFFIVTTQFQIEDFGAVDAFLERNFDVKLLNKVDLNNYLALLASRGLTNKCVEVLYDYHRDNYSPYSNDLYLTFFLKYGLSSCLTKPDRVQFNTFVRLYDGIREHQDLVVISPSTDAPILARNEISADDPFLLPLLGQQIGFQFEDNSEFIPKSWSIVSIENIFLYQYRKCQKDAASIFKQKGAIKVFHFDDITKLINSSVTENKEWQDPYLEIFSFYENFSAGIGTLSEALEESIMEIRTRLRSNRMQIIVSLGTAAELKGLDIIANDVVFIFDITFILTLLDLGLFDKVVTSGLRISISRSTYLELREGIERKDFKIDVSNQSPILESIRTYVTILDPDMTLVNSIERRQGSKNIGKSLYDSAVLAKQLGALLMSDEYFARVQIASNLKMEASWIVPFLKFLAKGGLLDENELHEITLELISLNYRFVDFNEKTMLCCLAKDNFNVSQTFLQLLSLLSGGKVSIEGAVSTVDQFIVLLATSQSIDADRFYELCDLVLSFLFINRGIHEVISQFRSLLEMQAATRERGRLIFYILNKYIAKFSIKPYAF; translated from the coding sequence ATGATGATTGAAACCGTATTTGCAAAAGTGCTAGGAATACCTTTCGTTACCGATCTCCTGAAAGCTACAGCAGCTCTAGGTTATAAACAGATGAAAGAGCGGAATAATATGCATAAGATTTTGGCAGAACATGGCCTTGCAATGCCAACGGATGATACGAGGTCGTTGTATATACATGCTTTAATTCTCCTTAACGCTCAGATTTCGGATCATGCATATGCTGAAATATTAATCAAAGAAGATTCATTTGCCGTTTTCAGGAACATTGAACGGTTTAACGATAATCAACCTTTTAAGACGTATGTGATAGCTGAAATTTGTAAGGATATGACCGATCGCAATCTCCGTGTACAGAGCGAATTTACGGCTAATAAGATAATCGATCAGTTTTTCGCCATTTATGATTCTTTGCTTCGAAGTGTTGCCTCACCTGTACAGAACACAATCCTGAACAAGGTGACAGATTTGGGGAATAAATTTGATGATGGGCAAGCGTTAATTTTTCAAAAGTTAGAGGAGCTTAAAGAGGACAGTCCAGTGATAAAAAAGCAAATCCAGCATATCAATCGATTGATTGAGGAGAGGAATTTGCAATTGGCCTTGGACTCGCTTTTAATTTTAGCCGACGAAATTGGTAGAATAAAGTCCGTAGAGTTAAAGTCGACGATATTGACAAATATTGGATATGTGTATCACGATTTTGGCAACAGGACGGAAGCTAATTCATATTTCAAAAGAGCCTATGATATAGATTCGCAAAATTTTGCGGTAATATGTAATTACTCCCAAGCGCTAGCATCTGAAGGAAATACGACTTTAGCAGTACAATTACTAGATCTCGCTATTGAAATACATGGTGAGAACAAACCTCAAATTTGGGAGGCCTATGTACTCGTTAATAGGTCTGCTCTTGATTACGCAGAACTTAAAAGTAGGGTTCCGTTTTCGCTTCTTGACAGGTCCACTATTAAAAGAGCTTTAGCTATCGTTTGCCGAGTCCAAGAACTGTATGATGAATACAAAACATTGCTCCAAGAGGCCTTTCACAAGGATCCCGATAACCGTGAAATAAAGCTTTCTTACCTGGAGAGCGTTTTGTTCTCTTATCAGACCGATTATAAAATATTTAATATGCGCGCCATCGATGACGAATTGGCCGCTAAGATGGAACGTGAAATTCTGTTCATTGAACATGCGATCGCACTTGAGCTTGATAACACATATGGGAAACTTGTATTCTGGCACGCAAAAATTATTCTACTTTATATTCTACGTAGGGAAGATGAGGGCTTAGGTGAGTTTGCTGCTCTAGAGCGTATATACAGCCTAGAGCAGCATCATCTGTATAGAACTAAAGTGGTTTTGCTGCTCGTGAAGCAAGATTTTAAGGCAGCAGGGGCATTAATGAATGAATTTTATTTAAAATTTGGATTATTGGAAGACTTGATGATGTCTTTTGAGATTGCTGGTAATGCCAACGATATGGATGCTGTAAAGATTCATCTGCGGAGCATCATCGCTTCTGAGGATCGTCTATGTATATTCCAAGCTTATTTGATCCTTATTCAGTGCTATCATCGACAAGCTGAATTAGGTGAACTTGCTCACCTATTGGACGAATTACGGCAGTACACCGGAACTGAATTTAGAATTTTAGAAGCAAAAATTCATGTTTCACTTAACCTTGATACCGCGACCGAGATAATTAGGACGTGTGAAGAGGCCATAACGACAGAAACAACATTTTCGACTTTTAATCTTTTCATGGAAGTATTGGAGCAAGCGGAGCTTTGGAACAAACTAGGGAATTACTTGCAGGAGAGGTTAGGAGAGAATTTGCAGTACAATATGCTTACGGATCGCTTGGTTATCGCGTTGGAGAAATCAGGAAATGTGCGAAAATTGTTGGATCTCCTATACGATTTGCGGTCGAGACTCGGTATTCATGTGCGTTATACCCTCAAGGAAGTTAGCTTCCTAGCAGATTCGTATCGATACCAAGAAGCAATATCATTGGCGAACGAATATGTAGGGATTTATAGTGAACGCCTCGATATTGAATTTTTTATCGTGACAACCCAGTTTCAAATTGAAGATTTTGGAGCAGTTGATGCCTTTTTGGAACGAAATTTTGATGTTAAACTATTGAATAAGGTTGATCTCAATAATTATCTGGCGCTTTTGGCAAGTAGGGGACTCACAAACAAATGTGTCGAAGTTCTCTATGATTATCATAGGGACAACTATTCACCTTATTCCAATGATCTGTACTTAACCTTCTTCTTAAAATATGGACTATCAAGTTGTCTGACAAAACCTGATCGTGTTCAGTTTAATACTTTTGTTAGATTGTATGACGGGATACGAGAACATCAAGATTTGGTCGTTATCTCTCCCTCTACTGATGCACCTATCTTAGCTAGGAATGAAATTAGTGCCGATGATCCCTTTTTATTGCCCCTTCTTGGACAGCAAATTGGTTTTCAATTTGAGGACAACAGCGAGTTTATTCCTAAAAGTTGGTCGATTGTCTCCATTGAAAATATCTTCCTTTACCAATATCGGAAATGTCAAAAGGATGCTGCTAGTATTTTTAAGCAAAAAGGGGCTATTAAGGTGTTTCATTTCGATGATATTACCAAACTAATAAATTCTTCCGTCACTGAAAATAAAGAATGGCAAGATCCGTATTTGGAAATCTTTAGTTTTTATGAGAACTTTAGTGCGGGTATTGGCACCTTGAGTGAGGCGCTGGAGGAAAGTATCATGGAGATAAGAACTAGGCTACGGTCCAATAGAATGCAGATTATAGTCTCACTAGGCACGGCTGCTGAACTTAAAGGTCTTGATATTATTGCTAACGACGTCGTTTTTATATTCGATATCACTTTTATCCTCACACTCTTGGATCTTGGTCTTTTTGACAAGGTGGTTACGAGTGGCCTAAGAATCTCAATTAGCCGTTCAACCTACCTAGAGCTACGCGAGGGTATTGAGCGGAAGGATTTCAAAATTGATGTGTCTAACCAGTCACCGATTCTAGAGTCGATTAGGACTTATGTTACTATTCTGGATCCAGATATGACATTGGTAAATAGTATCGAAAGAAGACAGGGCTCTAAGAATATAGGTAAGTCACTTTATGATTCAGCTGTCCTTGCCAAACAATTAGGCGCACTGCTAATGTCGGACGAATACTTTGCTCGAGTACAGATAGCTAGCAATCTGAAAATGGAGGCTAGTTGGATAGTTCCCTTCTTAAAATTTCTTGCTAAAGGTGGTCTCCTCGATGAAAATGAGCTGCATGAAATTACATTAGAACTTATAAGCTTAAATTATCGGTTTGTTGATTTTAATGAAAAAACTATGTTGTGCTGTTTGGCTAAGGATAATTTTAATGTATCCCAAACGTTTCTACAATTGCTATCTTTACTTTCCGGAGGGAAGGTATCTATTGAAGGCGCTGTAAGCACCGTAGACCAATTTATCGTACTTTTGGCGACATCACAGTCAATCGATGCAGATAGATTTTATGAGCTCTGTGATCTCGTCCTGTCCTTTCTTTTTATAAATCGAGGCATCCATGAGGTAATTAGCCAATTTAGGTCGCTTCTCGAAATGCAGGCGGCAACTCGTGAAAGAGGTCGTTTGATATTCTATATTTTAAATAAGTATATAGCAAAATTTTCCATCAAACCTTATGCGTTTTGA